One region of Danio aesculapii chromosome 7, fDanAes4.1, whole genome shotgun sequence genomic DNA includes:
- the LOC130232945 gene encoding cytochrome P450 2F2-like — translation MLTALVLLCLGAFLLYLQLRIRHPKNFPPGPAPVPIFGNLLQLSRISPLKDFDKFAQHYGPIYGIYIGSQPAVVLTGQKMIKEALITQGAEFAGRSNHMMISHVTRSKGVIMADYGESWREHRRFALTTLRNFGLGKKSMEQRILEEVKHICLLLEESAGKSIDPQHLYHQAASNIIASVIFRSRFDYQDEYFQTLIKTMENLTKIAIGPWAMLYEIAPVLRIFPLPFHKAFQYFEQITNHVLKVVEEHKKSRVAGEPRDLIDYYLEEMNKKADQRTTFDESQMVTLLFDLFIAGTETTSNTLRTLTLYLMTHTHIQEQCQREIDEVLGARDHVTYEDRNAMHFVQAVIHEGQRIADIVPLSMFHTARTDTQLRGYSIPKGTIIIPYLSSSLREESQWKFPHEFNPQNFLNEKREFVKNDAFMPFSAGPRVCLGENLARMELFLILVTVLRRFRLVWPMDAGEPDFTYIYGGTQTLKPYPMIVELRTPKESREYTK, via the exons ATGTTGACTGCACTGGTTTTGTTGTGTCTTGGAGCCTTTCTTCTGTACTTACAGCTGAGAATTCGGCATCCTAAAAACTTTCCTCCTGGACCCGCACCTGTTCCAATTTTTGGTAATTTGCTACAATTGAGCCGCATAAGCCCATTAAAGGACTTTGACAAG tttgcTCAGCACTATGGACCAATCTACGGGATATACATTGGTTCACAGCCGGCAGTGGTGTTAACGGGACAGAAAATGATCAAGGAGGCACTGATCACACAAGGGGCTGAGTTTGCTGGCAGATCAAACCATATGATGATCAGTCATGTAACAAGAAGCAAAG GGGTGATCATGGCAGATTATGGAGAAAGTTGGCGTGAACATCGTCGCTTTGCTCTGACCACACTAAGGAACTTCGGCCTTGGAAAGAAAAGTATGGAGCAGAGGATTCTGGAGGAGGTCAAACATATCTGTTTACTACTGGAGGAATCTGCTG gaaaGTCAATTGATCCTCAACATCTGTATCACCAAGCAGCCTCAAACATCATTGCCTCAGTCATTTTTAGGTCACGATTCGATTATCAGGATGAATATTTCCAAACTTTGATCAAAACTATGGAAAATCTTACTAAAATTGCCATTGGTCCATGGGCAATG CTCTATGAAATAGCACCAGTGTTAAGGATTTTCCCACTGCCATTCCATAAAGCTTTTCAGTATTTTGAGCAAATCACAAATCATGTTCTTAAAGTTGTGGAGGAGCACAAGAAGTCACGTGTTGCTGGAGAGCCCAGAGACTTGATTGATTATTACTTGGAGGAGATGAACAAG AAAGCAGATCAACGCACCACATTTGATGAGTCACAGATGGTCACTTTGCTGTTCGACCTGTTTATTGCTGGAACTGAAACAACTTCTAACACACTCCGAACCTTAACTCTCTATTTGATGACTCACACTCATATACAAG AGCAATGTCAGCGGGAGATTGATGAAGTCCTTGGTGCTCGTGATCATGTCACATATGAGGACAGAAACGCCATGCATTTTGTTCAAGCAGTGATTCATGAGGGACAGCGTATTGCTGATATTGTTCCTCTTAGTATGTTTCACACCGCCAGAACCGACACTCAACTGCGAGGATACAGCATCCCAAAG GGGACAATTATCATCCCGTATCTGTCATCTTCTCTCAGAGAGGAAAGtcagtggaagtttccacatgaGTTTAACCCTCAGAACTTCTTGAATGAAAAACGAGAATTTGTGAAGAATGATGCATTCATGCCTTTCTCTGCAG GTCCTCGTGTGTGTTTAGGAGAAAATCTAGCCCGCATGGAGCTCTTCCTCATCCTGGTCACAGTGCTGCGGAGATTTCGTCTGGTCTGGCCGATGGATGCAGGAGAGCCGGACTTCACATATATTTATGGAGGAACTCAGACATTGAAACCTTACCCTATGATTGTAGAGCTGCGAACGCCTAAAGAGTCTCGTGAATATactaaatga
- the LOC130232288 gene encoding uncharacterized protein LOC130232288, with product MSRRCVLGCGSPETLFIFPKTPWLRSRWLAFLHFEEGAISESSRLCSKHFTQESFKNWTRHKMGYVKFLSLTENAVPTVYTVGASQTLKPLTRDVACQCDPPTMKSVSVRTEKQKQKIRSKGVQVKPCWLQPVGTSCSDANSAPSCFTSIPIKRPRMEVSTISENSVSTSKHLSDFCEPDVKEEDIKKSVQTAYVNEWKSEPDT from the exons ATGTCGAGGAGGTGTGTGTTAGGTTGTGGCTCTCCCGAAACTCTTTTCATATTCCCCAAAACACCTTGGTTACGGTCTCGATGGCTCGCCTTTTTGCATTTCGAAGAAGGGGCGATATCAGAGAGTTCTCGGCTGTGCTCGAAACACTTCACACAAGAGTCCTTCAAAAACTGGACACGGCACAAAATGGGCTATGTGAAGTTTCTATCGTTGACAGAAAACGCTGTCCCGACAGTGTACACAGTTGGTGCCTCGCAAACATTGAAG CCCCTAACAAGAGATGTGGCCTGTCAGTGTGATCCTCCAACTATGAAGAGTGTGTCAGTCcgcacagaaaaacaaaagcagaaAATACGGAGTAAAG GGGTTCAAGTGAAGCCTTGCTGGTTGCAGCCGGTTGGCACCTCTTGTTCTGATGCCAATTCTGCACCTTCATGTTTCACATCAATACCAATTAAAAGACCAAGGATGGAAGTTTCCACAATTAGTGAAAACTCTGTGTCCACCTCAAAACACCTGTCAGACTTTTGTGAGCCTGATGTCAAGGAAGAGGACATCAAAAA GTCTGTTCAAACTGCCTACGTAAATGAGTGGAAGAGCGAGCCTGACACCTGA
- the tmem208 gene encoding transmembrane protein 208, which produces MAPKGKVGTKGKKQIHEENQDTLKFYSRIILGANAIYVAVNLLLFYNSSSFWTWFSLLFAVAVYVGSYRSMSAMAKPAFAEDGSLLDGGIDLNMEQGMAEHLKDVILLTAIVQVLSTLSSYFWYLWLLAPARALHLLWVNFLGPWFSADSQAAPEENEKNDKKQRRQERRQMKRF; this is translated from the exons ATGGCG CCAAAAGGAAAAGTTGGAACCAAAGGCAAAAAACAAATCCACGAGGAAAACCAGGATACTCTCAAATTCTACAGCAGGATCATCCTGGGAGCAAAT GCTATTTATGTAGCAGTCAATCTCTTGCTTTTTTACAACTCCTCTTCATTTTGGACATGG TTCTCGCTACTGTTTGCAGTGGCGGTCTACGTTGGCAGCTACAGATCTATGTCAGCAATGGCCAAACCTGCATTTGCTGAAGATGGTAGCTTGCTGGATGGAGGGATTGACCTTAATATGGAACAGGGCATGGCAGA GCACCTGAAAGATGTCATTCTTCTTACTGCAATTGTCCAGGTGCTTAGCACTCTGTCATCCTACTTCTGGTACCTGTGGCTTCTG GCACCTGCAAGGGCTTTACATCTGTTGTGGGTGAACTTCCTGGGACCCTGGTTTTCTGCTGACTCGCAGGCAGCCCCTGAAGAGAACGAGAAGAATGACAAAAAACAGAGGCGGCAGGAAAGACGACAGATGAAGAGATTCTAG